Within Acinetobacter sp. LoGeW2-3, the genomic segment AAGTGTATTACCACTTTTAGCGCTACGTGATGTGGTCGTATATCCACACATGCAAATCGCGTTATTTGTCGGTCGTGAAAAATCGATCAATGCAGTTGATGTGGCTCGTAACAGTGACAATCTAGTATTTGTAGTTGCGCAAAAAGATTCGCTTACAGAAGAAATTGATCACGATAACTTATATCAATACGGTACTGTCGCGAAGATTGTGCAAGTTGTGAATCATGAAAATGATGAAAACTGTATTAAGGTTCTCATCGAAGGCCTATATCGTGCCAAATTAACTAAAATCATTGATGATACTGAATATCTGACTGCTGAACATGAGCTGAGTCCGATCACAGTCAAGATGGACCAAGACACACAGGATACTCGTGTTGAAGAACTGCGTGCGCTATTTGCTCAATATGCAGAAGCAAAATTACGTAATGCGCGTGAGTTGATTGCCGCTGCCAATAAAATTGAAGACTTGCTTCAATTATTGTTCTTTGTTGCAACTCGTGTGCCGCTGAACATTGAAATCAAGCAAAAATTCCTTGAGCACGATGAGTTTGAAGCTCATCTGACTGAACTCATGACGTATTTACTGCAACAGTCTGAAGAACAACAGATTGAGCAAACCCTGCATGATTCAGTAAAACGCCAGATGGAAAAAAATCAGCGTGAATATTTCCTGAATGAAAAAATGAAGGTAATTCAACGCGAACTTTCTGACCTGAACGGTGGTGCAGAAGATGACGTGGCTGAAATTGAAAAACGTCTGGCTGAAGCAGACCTGCCTGAACATGTACGTAAGAAAGCAGAAGCAGAGTTCCGTAAGCTAAAAGCAATGCAGCCTGCTTCAAGTGAAGCTGCTGTTGTTCGCAACTATCTTGAAGTGATTCTGGATACACCTTGGAACAAGGCGAGCAAAGTCAGCATTAACCTGAACAAGGCGCAGGAAATTCTGGATGCGGATCACTACGGTCTGGACGATGTTAAAGATCGTATTGTGGAATATCTGGCAGTTCAGTCACGTGTGAAAAAACTGCGTGGCCCGATCCTGTGTCTGGTAGGTCCTCCAGGTGTAGGTAAAACCTCACTCGGTGAATCTGTTGCTAAAGCCACTGGCCGTGAGTTCGTGCGTATGGCCCTCGGGGGTGTACGTGATGAAGCTGAAATCCGTGGTCACCGTCGTACTTATATCGGTGCGATGCCAGGTAAAATCGTGCAGTCTTTGACAAAAGTTGGCGTGAAAAATCCACTGTTCTTGCTCGACGAAATCGACAAGATGGCTCAGGACTACCGTGGTGATCCTGCTTCTGCCCTGCTTGAAGTACTCGATCCATCACAGAACAGCAAGTTCAATGATCACTACTTAGATCTTGATCTGGACCTTTCTGAAGTGATGTTCATCTGTACTGCCAACAGCATGAATATTCCAGAGGCCCTATTGGACCGTATGGAAGTGATTCGTCTACCGGGTTATACCGAAGATGAAAAAGTGAATATTGCTGAACGTTACCTTGTTCCGAAAGCAATCAAAAACAATGGTCTGCGTAGCAAAGAATTGACGATTCATGAAGAAGCGATTCGCGACATCGTACAGCGTTATACCCGTGAAGCTGGTGTGCGTAATCTAGAACGTGAAGTTTCTAAAATTGCCCGTAAAGTAGTGAAAGAAGCGGTTAGCAAGAAAGCGAAAAATCTTCAGCTTGAAGTGAATTCAGCTAACCTGCCTGAGTACTTGGGTCCTCACAAATTTGACTTTGGCATGGCTGAAGAAGAAGCTGAAGTGGGTCGCGTGAATGGTCTGGCTTGGACTTCGGTGGGTGGTGAGTTACTGACCATTGAAGTTGC encodes:
- the lon gene encoding endopeptidase La, which gives rise to MSEIIMNEESFEPQVPSVLPLLALRDVVVYPHMQIALFVGREKSINAVDVARNSDNLVFVVAQKDSLTEEIDHDNLYQYGTVAKIVQVVNHENDENCIKVLIEGLYRAKLTKIIDDTEYLTAEHELSPITVKMDQDTQDTRVEELRALFAQYAEAKLRNARELIAAANKIEDLLQLLFFVATRVPLNIEIKQKFLEHDEFEAHLTELMTYLLQQSEEQQIEQTLHDSVKRQMEKNQREYFLNEKMKVIQRELSDLNGGAEDDVAEIEKRLAEADLPEHVRKKAEAEFRKLKAMQPASSEAAVVRNYLEVILDTPWNKASKVSINLNKAQEILDADHYGLDDVKDRIVEYLAVQSRVKKLRGPILCLVGPPGVGKTSLGESVAKATGREFVRMALGGVRDEAEIRGHRRTYIGAMPGKIVQSLTKVGVKNPLFLLDEIDKMAQDYRGDPASALLEVLDPSQNSKFNDHYLDLDLDLSEVMFICTANSMNIPEALLDRMEVIRLPGYTEDEKVNIAERYLVPKAIKNNGLRSKELTIHEEAIRDIVQRYTREAGVRNLEREVSKIARKVVKEAVSKKAKNLQLEVNSANLPEYLGPHKFDFGMAEEEAEVGRVNGLAWTSVGGELLTIEVAAVPGKGKFITTGSLGDVMKESITAAMTVVRTRAAELGIEASRFEETDVHVHLPEGATPKDGPSAGLALTTALVSAFTGIAIRPDIAMTGETSLRGRAMRIGGLKEKLLAAHRGGIKLVFIPQDNVRDLSEIPENVKEGLEIKAVKSIDEVLPLALTSMPKALVKTPIVKATDEGKAARH